One genomic window of Polynucleobacter sp. HIN11 includes the following:
- a CDS encoding NAD(P)/FAD-dependent oxidoreductase: MDRRHFLGVSSAASLGVLAGCASSPPVNISKANVVVVGGGYGGATAAKYVRMFSNNTAQVTLIEPNPEFISCPLSNLVIGGHTTISNISTPYDNLTKRHGIKVVKDMVAAIDPKQKTIRLASGGSMKYDKLILSPGIGLMMDTIKGLDKANQEGVTVQAWKAGAETVLLRKQLESMKDGGVYAISIPMAPYRCPPGPYERACQVASYFKQFKPKSKVLILDANDDVTSKGGLFKKAWASMYPGMIEYRPKHNVVEVDSKTRTLKFDVQNDVKADVLNVLPLMRAGDIAVKTGIANSNARWVNVNYINFESTAAKDIHVLGDSIQIAPAMPKSGHMANSHAKVAAAAVVAELGGFEINQAPVLTNTCYSFVNADEVVHVASVHQYDAKDKTFKTVPGSGGLSSEPTKLEGVYAWGWARNIWADSLG, translated from the coding sequence ATGGATCGTCGTCACTTTCTAGGTGTTAGTTCAGCTGCTTCTCTCGGCGTATTAGCCGGTTGCGCAAGCAGTCCTCCTGTCAATATCAGTAAAGCCAATGTGGTCGTGGTTGGGGGTGGCTATGGTGGAGCAACCGCTGCCAAGTATGTGCGGATGTTCTCAAACAATACCGCCCAAGTTACCTTAATTGAACCCAATCCTGAGTTCATTTCTTGCCCACTCTCCAATCTCGTGATTGGAGGCCATACCACCATCTCGAATATCTCAACCCCCTATGACAACTTGACGAAGCGTCACGGCATTAAGGTTGTGAAGGATATGGTGGCCGCCATTGATCCAAAGCAAAAGACTATTCGTCTTGCCTCCGGCGGCTCAATGAAGTATGACAAGCTAATCCTGTCACCTGGCATTGGTCTCATGATGGATACCATCAAAGGCTTAGATAAGGCCAACCAAGAAGGGGTTACGGTTCAGGCATGGAAAGCTGGTGCTGAAACCGTCCTGCTTCGCAAACAACTGGAGTCTATGAAAGATGGTGGCGTCTACGCAATCTCCATCCCAATGGCACCCTATCGCTGCCCTCCTGGGCCTTATGAGCGGGCCTGCCAAGTGGCCAGTTACTTTAAGCAATTTAAGCCCAAGTCCAAGGTATTGATCTTGGATGCGAATGATGATGTGACCTCCAAGGGCGGTCTATTTAAGAAAGCTTGGGCATCGATGTATCCCGGCATGATTGAATACCGCCCCAAGCACAACGTGGTTGAGGTTGATAGCAAAACAAGGACTCTCAAATTTGATGTACAAAACGATGTTAAGGCTGATGTATTGAATGTTCTACCCCTCATGCGTGCAGGTGATATTGCGGTGAAGACCGGCATTGCCAACTCGAATGCCCGTTGGGTCAATGTGAACTACATCAACTTTGAATCCACTGCCGCCAAAGATATTCATGTTCTTGGTGATTCGATTCAGATTGCGCCAGCAATGCCTAAATCAGGCCACATGGCGAACTCGCATGCGAAGGTTGCAGCAGCAGCTGTGGTTGCTGAGCTCGGCGGCTTTGAGATTAATCAAGCCCCTGTGCTCACCAACACCTGTTATAGCTTCGTCAATGCAGACGAGGTGGTCCACGTTGCTAGCGTCCACCAGTACGATGCTAAAGATAAGACCTTCAAGACTGTTCCTGGTTCTGGTGGCTTATCGTCCGAACCCACCAAACTTGAGGGTGTTTATGCCTGGGGTTGGGCTCGTAATATTTGGGCGGATAGCTTGGGTTAA
- a CDS encoding TspO/MBR family protein: MSAEWFAHYKPIIFAVVWGLVLALAGAWATDIGEWYKSLQQPAWKPPDWVFGPMWSTIFILAGIAFVMAYHRAPNQETIRMLVILFIVNGLFNFIWSVLYFRMERPDWALIEAVGLWLSVLAIVLATRSYSPISSLLVLPYLAWVSVAMLLNWTTIQLNGPFGRG; encoded by the coding sequence ATGAGTGCGGAGTGGTTTGCACACTATAAGCCGATCATTTTTGCTGTTGTTTGGGGTTTAGTGCTCGCATTGGCTGGAGCATGGGCTACCGATATCGGTGAGTGGTATAAAAGTTTGCAGCAGCCCGCCTGGAAACCGCCCGATTGGGTATTTGGTCCCATGTGGTCCACCATCTTTATTCTTGCGGGCATCGCTTTTGTGATGGCCTATCACCGAGCTCCTAATCAAGAGACCATTCGCATGTTGGTCATTCTCTTTATTGTGAATGGCTTATTTAATTTCATCTGGAGCGTGTTGTATTTTCGGATGGAACGACCCGACTGGGCTCTGATTGAGGCGGTTGGCTTATGGCTTTCTGTATTAGCGATTGTGCTGGCCACCCGTTCGTATTCGCCGATCTCTAGCCTCTTAGTATTGCCATACTTGGCTTGGGTCTCGGTGGCCATGCTTTTGAACTGGACCACGATTCAATTAAACGGCCCATTTGGTCGGGGTTAA
- a CDS encoding geranylgeranyl diphosphate reductase, with amino-acid sequence MSTLETFDAVVVGGGPAGATAAGDLAKMGHTVLLLDRAGRIKPCGGAIPPRLIKDFEIPDELLVAKARSARMISPKNNQVDIPIEGGFVGMVDRDQFDEWLRVRAANDGATRRTGIFEKITRDTDGTAIVHYRIHSTNRSEPEKTGAVRAKAIIGADGAKSGVGRQAIPGAKDVDYVFAYHEIVRVPEAPPQGYDGSRCDVFYQGTLSPDFYGWIFPHGNTMSIGTGSADKGFSLRGAVGQLKKLTNLENTELLRHEGAPLPMKPLKKWDNNRDVILAGDAAGVVAPASGEGIYYAMVGGRLAAESVHELLVTGNVKALAQARKRFMKEHGTVFLVLGIMQRFWYGNDKRRERFVKMCEDKDVQRLTFESYMHKKLVRKDPMAHIKIFFKDMAHLLGMAKV; translated from the coding sequence ATGAGTACCCTAGAAACCTTTGATGCAGTGGTCGTTGGTGGCGGGCCCGCGGGGGCGACTGCTGCGGGCGATCTTGCCAAAATGGGGCATACGGTCTTACTACTTGATCGTGCAGGGCGTATCAAACCCTGTGGTGGTGCAATCCCACCCCGTCTGATTAAAGACTTTGAGATTCCCGATGAGTTATTGGTGGCTAAAGCCCGCTCGGCCCGCATGATCTCGCCCAAAAATAATCAAGTGGATATTCCGATTGAGGGTGGCTTTGTGGGAATGGTCGATCGCGATCAATTCGATGAATGGCTTCGAGTCCGAGCAGCCAATGATGGCGCTACGCGTCGCACTGGTATTTTTGAGAAGATCACACGCGATACCGATGGCACTGCAATTGTTCACTATCGGATTCACTCAACGAATCGGTCTGAGCCAGAGAAGACTGGCGCAGTCCGAGCGAAGGCGATTATTGGTGCCGATGGTGCGAAATCAGGAGTAGGGCGTCAAGCTATCCCTGGGGCCAAAGATGTGGACTATGTGTTTGCCTACCATGAGATTGTTCGGGTACCTGAGGCACCTCCTCAAGGTTATGACGGATCGCGTTGCGATGTGTTTTATCAAGGGACACTATCTCCTGACTTCTATGGTTGGATCTTTCCTCATGGCAATACCATGAGCATTGGCACCGGCAGTGCGGACAAAGGGTTTTCATTGCGGGGTGCCGTTGGCCAATTAAAGAAATTGACCAATTTAGAGAACACTGAGCTTCTTCGTCATGAAGGTGCACCGTTACCGATGAAGCCACTTAAAAAATGGGATAACAATCGGGATGTGATTTTAGCTGGCGATGCCGCTGGAGTCGTTGCTCCCGCCTCCGGAGAGGGGATCTATTACGCCATGGTGGGTGGCCGCCTAGCCGCAGAATCAGTGCATGAGTTATTGGTGACAGGAAATGTCAAAGCACTAGCCCAAGCACGTAAGCGTTTCATGAAAGAGCACGGTACCGTCTTTTTGGTACTTGGGATCATGCAACGTTTTTGGTACGGCAACGATAAGCGGCGTGAGCGTTTTGTAAAAATGTGCGAAGATAAAGACGTTCAACGTCTAACTTTTGAGTCGTACATGCATAAGAAATTAGTCCGCAAAGACCCCATGGCCCACATCAAAATCTTCTTTAAAGACATGGCCCACCTTTTGGGTATGGCTAAGGTATGA
- a CDS encoding BCD family MFS transporter has product MTSHTTTLNWFGIARLGLVQASLGAVVVLTTSVLNRVMVIELALPALLPGLLVAMHYLVQFIRPRMGFGSDRSGRSTPWIQGGMLVLASGGVLAASAVALMSRDVSWGIGLAFIAFMMIGLGVSASGTALLVLLAKRVDEKRKAAAASCVWLMMIFGFAMTAGISGKLLDPFSFERLIMVSLGVSCLALVISFIALHGLEPKSLAQAAQNANEPKLRFKEALAEVWQESRVRRFTVFVFISMLAYSSQDLILEPFAGTAFGLTPGETTSLSGLQHAGVLCGMLLCGFVTSRSKNPNLSSLRMWTVGGCIASSLAMLSLVMSGLVGPGWPFFSTVFILGVSNGAFSIAAIGSMMQFAGMGKERREGVRMGVWGAAQAIAFGLGGILGTGASDLARYLLGDPVTAYASVFFIEAILFMAAAILSFYIRPIERITKSQSIESSIPRQLISHGGSS; this is encoded by the coding sequence ATGACGTCACATACGACCACCCTCAATTGGTTTGGAATCGCTCGCTTAGGTCTGGTGCAAGCCTCCTTGGGTGCGGTGGTGGTATTAACCACATCGGTTTTGAACCGAGTGATGGTCATTGAACTCGCGCTTCCTGCTTTATTACCTGGATTGCTAGTCGCGATGCACTATCTGGTGCAATTTATCCGACCCCGTATGGGTTTTGGGTCGGATCGCAGCGGTCGTTCAACGCCCTGGATTCAGGGTGGGATGTTGGTTCTGGCGAGTGGGGGTGTGTTAGCAGCAAGTGCTGTCGCTCTCATGAGTCGTGATGTCAGTTGGGGTATTGGTCTTGCTTTTATTGCTTTCATGATGATTGGCTTGGGAGTGAGTGCAAGCGGTACTGCCTTACTGGTACTCCTGGCAAAACGCGTGGATGAGAAACGCAAAGCTGCGGCCGCAAGTTGTGTTTGGCTGATGATGATCTTTGGCTTTGCCATGACCGCTGGAATTAGCGGAAAACTGCTCGACCCATTTTCCTTTGAACGCCTCATCATGGTGTCGCTTGGGGTGTCGTGTTTAGCCTTAGTCATCAGCTTCATTGCGCTGCATGGGCTTGAGCCTAAATCATTGGCGCAAGCGGCACAAAACGCTAATGAACCCAAGCTGCGCTTTAAAGAGGCCTTAGCCGAAGTATGGCAAGAGTCCCGAGTGCGCCGCTTTACCGTATTCGTCTTCATTTCGATGTTGGCATATAGCTCGCAAGATTTGATCTTAGAGCCATTTGCAGGTACTGCGTTTGGTTTAACGCCTGGAGAAACGACAAGCCTATCAGGCCTTCAGCATGCAGGCGTGCTTTGCGGGATGCTTTTGTGTGGATTTGTTACGAGTAGAAGTAAGAATCCCAACTTATCGTCCTTGCGGATGTGGACGGTAGGCGGTTGTATCGCCTCGTCACTCGCCATGTTGAGTTTGGTGATGTCTGGATTAGTGGGTCCAGGTTGGCCATTCTTTAGCACGGTATTTATATTGGGCGTATCCAACGGTGCGTTTTCAATCGCTGCGATTGGCTCCATGATGCAATTTGCTGGCATGGGCAAGGAGCGTCGCGAAGGTGTGCGAATGGGAGTTTGGGGCGCAGCGCAAGCGATTGCCTTTGGTCTGGGTGGCATTTTAGGAACTGGAGCGAGTGATCTTGCGCGTTATTTATTAGGCGACCCAGTGACCGCCTACGCGAGTGTGTTTTTCATTGAAGCCATTTTATTTATGGCTGCTGCCATCTTGTCCTTTTATATCCGACCCATTGAACGAATTACCAAGTCCCAGTCGATTGAATCATCAATCCCTCGTCAGCTTATTTCCCATGGAGGATCATCATGA
- the chlG gene encoding chlorophyll synthase ChlG translates to MGTSVLNQTSQRSWPTPFAILELLKPITWFPPMWAFACGVIATGVAITERWQILLAGVLLAGPMVCATSQAINDWFDRHVDAINEPNRPIPSGRMPGRWGLYIAILWTGLSLLVGWWISPWAFVATLIGLFLAWAYSAPPLRLKQNGWWGNAACGLSYEGLAWFTGSAVMLGDVFPSTASIILALLYSIGAHGIMTLNDFKSIEGDRQMGVRSLPVQLGINGAAWNACLMMIIPQYLVVGFLYWHGSSFHALAILVLIIAQLLMMKYFLGDPVKRALFLSGFGVPLFVSGMMVSAFAVGR, encoded by the coding sequence ATGGGGACTTCGGTCTTAAACCAAACTTCGCAACGGTCTTGGCCAACTCCATTTGCAATTCTTGAGTTGCTCAAGCCCATTACATGGTTTCCACCCATGTGGGCATTTGCCTGCGGAGTGATTGCAACTGGTGTCGCCATCACCGAGCGTTGGCAGATATTACTCGCTGGTGTATTGCTAGCTGGTCCGATGGTGTGTGCCACTAGTCAGGCGATCAATGACTGGTTTGATCGACATGTGGATGCGATTAATGAGCCCAATCGTCCGATTCCATCGGGCCGTATGCCTGGACGTTGGGGTCTGTACATTGCCATTCTTTGGACTGGATTATCGCTTCTAGTGGGTTGGTGGATAAGTCCTTGGGCATTTGTTGCTACCTTAATTGGCCTATTCTTAGCTTGGGCTTATAGTGCGCCACCGTTACGCCTCAAACAAAATGGTTGGTGGGGCAATGCAGCTTGCGGCTTATCGTATGAAGGTCTTGCATGGTTCACCGGTTCCGCGGTGATGTTGGGGGACGTGTTTCCCTCAACCGCATCGATCATCTTAGCCTTGCTTTATAGCATTGGCGCACACGGCATCATGACCTTAAATGACTTTAAGTCGATTGAGGGTGATCGCCAAATGGGTGTGCGTTCATTACCAGTGCAATTGGGTATCAACGGAGCGGCTTGGAATGCCTGCTTGATGATGATCATCCCGCAATATCTAGTGGTTGGATTCTTGTATTGGCATGGCAGTTCATTTCATGCATTGGCGATCCTGGTCTTAATCATTGCGCAATTGCTCATGATGAAGTATTTCTTGGGGGACCCCGTAAAGCGCGCTTTATTCCTAAGCGGTTTTGGTGTCCCATTATTTGTGAGCGGCATGATGGTCAGTGCCTTTGCAGTAGGTCGATAA